In Maridesulfovibrio ferrireducens, one genomic interval encodes:
- a CDS encoding SLC13 family permease, whose protein sequence is MSFLLYIYERAPLLLLFVTGYILYQVMASVRLPEYFSAKAVSFSRGRADYLLLSLIFVSAGMSMFIPNAVTVLAMIPVIRKLDAELESMTTPLTLSIIYGANIGGMGSLIGSPANILLIGAMDFFKVAGREQITFFNWFIWALPLVILFLLLSWFVVRFAIPKGEQAIPSKFLNKVERITIKQKRGLSIFGIFLGFWLVSSVIREFLPFYAEFEPVVALIFTVVFLKLIFGKGKLMSWGSLLEGVPKRGLLLLLILGVFIVAVKLLNLDEYAAEEFKDLLTLMAVDGQRGYLLYLVTAAVVILLTEILSNTVVSTAFFAVVVHTAFSFETSPMLLMILVSIASTCAFMTPIATPCNSLAFGEMKRVSLRSMLGLGMVLNICGAVLLSFWVWKVIPYIYR, encoded by the coding sequence ATGAGCTTCCTACTATATATATATGAAAGAGCACCGCTCCTGTTACTTTTCGTTACCGGGTACATTCTGTACCAGGTGATGGCCTCTGTGAGGCTGCCCGAATATTTTTCTGCAAAAGCCGTCAGCTTCAGCCGTGGAAGAGCTGACTATCTGTTATTGTCATTGATATTCGTTTCAGCGGGAATGTCCATGTTCATTCCAAATGCTGTAACAGTGCTGGCCATGATTCCTGTCATCCGTAAACTGGACGCAGAACTTGAATCCATGACCACACCTCTAACTCTATCTATTATATATGGAGCAAATATCGGAGGGATGGGGTCGCTTATTGGAAGTCCTGCAAATATACTGCTTATCGGTGCGATGGATTTCTTCAAAGTTGCGGGCAGAGAGCAGATTACCTTTTTCAACTGGTTCATATGGGCATTGCCGCTGGTTATTCTGTTCCTCTTGCTTTCATGGTTTGTAGTCCGTTTTGCTATTCCAAAGGGAGAGCAGGCAATCCCGTCAAAATTTTTAAATAAAGTGGAACGGATAACCATAAAGCAAAAGCGGGGACTGAGCATCTTCGGAATATTCCTGGGGTTCTGGCTGGTCAGTTCGGTTATAAGAGAGTTCCTTCCGTTTTATGCGGAGTTCGAACCTGTCGTCGCTCTGATCTTTACGGTTGTGTTTCTTAAGTTGATATTTGGGAAAGGGAAGTTGATGAGCTGGGGGAGCTTACTCGAAGGGGTACCAAAGCGGGGACTCTTATTGCTTTTAATTTTAGGGGTATTCATTGTCGCAGTGAAGCTTTTAAATCTTGACGAGTATGCGGCAGAAGAGTTCAAAGACCTTTTAACCTTGATGGCTGTGGATGGACAAAGAGGATACCTGCTCTATCTGGTAACAGCAGCGGTTGTGATTCTACTTACAGAGATACTCAGCAACACGGTAGTTTCAACGGCCTTCTTCGCAGTGGTGGTTCACACAGCTTTTTCATTCGAAACCAGCCCTATGCTACTTATGATACTGGTTTCTATAGCTTCAACCTGTGCGTTCATGACTCCGATAGCCACTCCCTGCAACAGTTTGGCCTTTGGAGAGATGAAGAGAGTGTCATTACGGTCTATGTTGGGGTTGGGAATGGTTCTGAATATATGCGGAGCTGTTCTGCTTTCGTTTTGGGTCTGGAAGGTCATCCCCTATATATATAGATAG